In a genomic window of Coprococcus eutactus:
- the fucO gene encoding lactaldehyde reductase: protein MANRFVLNETSYHGAGAIAEIATEAIGRGFAKALVCSDPDLIKFGVTKKVTDVLDGAGLAYEIYSNIKPNPTIENVQQGVEAFKAANADYIIAIGGGSSMDTAKGIGIVIANPEFADIRSLEGVAPTKNKSIPIFAVPTTAGTAAEVTINYVITDVEKNRKMVCVDPKDIPVVAFVDPEMMSSMPKGLTAATGMDALTHAIEGYITAAAWELSDMFHLKAIEIISRSLRGAVANTPEGRADMALGQYVAGMGFSNVGLGIVHSMAHPLGALYDTPHGVANAIILPTVMEYNAEATGEKYREIARAMGVKGVDDMTQEEYRKAAVDAVRQLSIDVGIPTDLKDIVKPEDIPFLAQSAYDDACRPGNPRETSVEDITKLYESLI, encoded by the coding sequence ATGGCAAACAGATTTGTACTTAACGAGACCTCATACCACGGTGCAGGTGCAATCGCTGAGATTGCCACAGAGGCTATTGGAAGAGGGTTCGCAAAAGCACTTGTATGCTCTGACCCGGATCTTATCAAATTTGGTGTCACAAAGAAGGTCACAGACGTTCTCGACGGTGCCGGTCTTGCATACGAGATCTACTCAAACATCAAGCCAAACCCAACAATAGAGAATGTTCAGCAGGGCGTGGAGGCTTTCAAGGCAGCCAATGCTGACTACATTATCGCAATAGGTGGCGGTTCTTCCATGGACACAGCGAAGGGTATCGGAATAGTTATTGCCAACCCTGAATTCGCAGATATCAGAAGTCTTGAGGGTGTTGCACCTACCAAGAACAAATCCATACCTATATTTGCAGTACCAACCACCGCAGGAACAGCGGCTGAGGTAACGATCAACTACGTTATTACCGATGTAGAGAAGAACCGCAAAATGGTATGTGTTGATCCTAAGGATATTCCTGTTGTTGCATTTGTGGATCCTGAGATGATGAGTTCTATGCCAAAGGGACTTACAGCTGCCACAGGTATGGATGCTCTGACTCACGCCATAGAGGGATATATCACAGCCGCTGCATGGGAGCTGTCCGACATGTTCCATCTGAAAGCAATCGAGATCATCAGCCGCTCTCTTCGCGGCGCAGTCGCAAACACCCCTGAAGGACGTGCAGATATGGCACTCGGTCAGTATGTTGCAGGCATGGGATTCTCAAACGTCGGACTTGGAATCGTTCACTCAATGGCACATCCACTCGGTGCACTGTATGACACACCTCACGGTGTTGCCAACGCGATCATCCTGCCTACTGTAATGGAATACAATGCAGAAGCAACAGGAGAAAAGTATCGTGAGATAGCAAGAGCCATGGGCGTTAAGGGCGTAGACGACATGACCCAGGAAGAATACAGAAAAGCTGCAGTTGACGCAGTACGCCAGTTGTCCATCGATGTAGGCATTCCTACAGACCTTAAAGACATTGTAAAGCCAGAGGATATTCCATTCCTGGCACAGTCAGCCTACGATGACGCATGTCGTCCGGGCAATCCAAGAGAGACTAGCGTGGAGGATATCACCAAGCTCTACGAGTCATTGATCTAA